Proteins co-encoded in one Rudaeicoccus suwonensis genomic window:
- a CDS encoding glutamine synthetase family protein yields MDRQQEYVLRTIEERDIRFIRLWFTDVLGTLKSVAVAPAELEGAFAEGIGFDGSSIEGLARVFEADMLVLPDADSFQVLPWRGENPGTARMFADIQLPDGSASLADPRHVLKRALAQASDKGLTFYTHPEIEFYLFEKTLAPGQPPTPVDTAGFFDHVPHGTGHDFRRSAISMLEQMGISVEFSHHEAGPGQNEIDLRYADALSTADNIMTFRTVIKEVALEQGIFASFMPKPLADAPGSGMHTHLSLFEGDRNAFYEAGAPYQLSTTAKAFIAGILHHAGEISAVTNQWVNSYKRIWSGAEAPAHVCWGHNNRSAMIRVPMYKPTKGQSTRIEIRSIDASANPYLAYAVVLAAGMKGIDEGYELPPEAEDDVWNLTDRERRAMGIEPLPASLDHAVHLMERSELVAETLGEHVFDFFLRNKRAEWAGYRDQVTQFELDHYLTRL; encoded by the coding sequence ATGGACCGTCAGCAGGAGTATGTCCTCCGCACCATCGAAGAGCGCGACATCCGTTTCATCCGGCTCTGGTTCACCGACGTGCTCGGCACCTTGAAGTCGGTCGCCGTCGCACCGGCCGAATTGGAGGGGGCCTTCGCCGAGGGCATCGGCTTCGACGGCAGCTCCATCGAAGGCCTGGCCCGGGTCTTCGAGGCGGACATGCTGGTGCTTCCCGACGCCGACAGCTTCCAGGTGTTGCCCTGGCGCGGTGAAAACCCCGGCACCGCAAGGATGTTCGCCGACATACAGCTGCCGGACGGATCCGCGAGCCTGGCCGACCCGCGGCACGTGCTCAAGCGGGCACTGGCGCAGGCCAGCGACAAAGGGCTCACGTTCTACACCCACCCCGAGATCGAGTTCTATCTCTTCGAAAAAACCCTCGCGCCCGGGCAGCCGCCGACGCCCGTCGACACCGCCGGCTTCTTCGACCACGTGCCGCATGGCACCGGTCACGACTTCCGACGCTCGGCCATCTCGATGCTGGAGCAGATGGGCATCTCGGTCGAGTTCTCCCACCACGAGGCCGGCCCCGGCCAGAACGAGATCGACCTGCGATATGCCGATGCCCTGTCGACGGCCGACAACATCATGACCTTCCGCACTGTCATCAAGGAGGTCGCGCTCGAGCAGGGCATCTTCGCTTCCTTCATGCCCAAGCCGCTGGCCGACGCGCCAGGGTCGGGCATGCACACCCACCTGTCGTTGTTCGAAGGCGACCGCAATGCGTTCTACGAAGCCGGCGCGCCATACCAATTGTCAACGACGGCAAAGGCGTTCATCGCCGGGATCCTGCACCACGCAGGCGAGATCAGTGCAGTGACCAACCAGTGGGTCAACTCCTACAAGCGGATCTGGAGCGGCGCCGAGGCACCGGCTCATGTGTGCTGGGGGCACAACAACCGCAGCGCGATGATCCGCGTGCCGATGTACAAGCCGACCAAGGGCCAGAGCACCCGCATCGAGATCCGCTCCATCGACGCCTCCGCCAACCCCTACCTTGCCTACGCCGTCGTGCTCGCCGCAGGGATGAAGGGCATCGACGAGGGCTACGAATTGCCGCCCGAGGCCGAGGACGACGTCTGGAATCTCACCGACCGCGAGCGCCGCGCCATGGGCATCGAGCCGCTGCCGGCCTCGCTCGACCACGCCGTCCATCTGATGGAGCGCAGCGAACTCGTAGCCGAGACCCTCGGCGAACACGTCTTCGACTTCTTCCTGCGCAACAAGCGCGCCGAATGGGCGGGCTACCGCGACCAGGTCACCCAGTTCGAACTGGACCACTACCTGACCCGGTTGTGA
- a CDS encoding bifunctional [glutamine synthetase] adenylyltransferase/[glutamine synthetase]-adenylyl-L-tyrosine phosphorylase, with protein sequence MSPAASASRRTSFVRAGFADPDRAIQLLDELQAPDEFVGALSKAASPDGALLGLVRLREALPADEREVAEQLLTDDDTGRCRLVQLLGASSALTDHLVRHPEQWRDVVASRVATREELYAALRGAVGELTGTEAYDALRVAYRRQLIQIAAVDVTSDAIEQLPVIAEALADLAGAAVAAALEVARHTVADSDACRLTVIGMGKCGGRELNYISDVDVIFVAEPADGEVEENALTVGTALATEVMRACSVSTGEGNLWQVDPALRPEGKQGPLVRTVDSHRMYYERWAKTWEFQALLKARPIAGDEQIGQDYLDAVMPQVWRAAHRENFVEDVQAMRRRVEQHVPAAEADRQLKLGPGGLRDIEFSMQLLQLVHGRTDDRLRHRSTLAAIEALSRGGYIGRVDAHELDEAYRRLRVLEHRIQLSRMRRTHLMPTSEADLRALGRSMGLRVNPAEAVVTMWRDQARDVRRLHERIFYRPLLSAVARLSTDDAKLSTASAQDRFAALGFRDAPGAMRHIEALTTGVSRRAAIQRTLLPVMLQWFAEEVDPDLGLLSFRRLSDELGSTPWFLKMLRDEGRAAEILAKVLASGRYVGQMLERAPSAVAVFGSKDARVPLTRAQLLTTMSAAITRQGDDEAALLAIRSARRSELIRIAVADLTQTLELDDLELALTDLTCATLQGALDVAIRHVENDVGTQLSTRIAIIGMGRLGGRELGYSSDADVMFVHDPLPGADAQQAQSHAEQVVAFLRSGLMASGPDPALGVDADLRPEGKAGPLVRTLASYAGYYERWSEGWEAQALLRATPVAGDEALGTAFTDLIDPLRWPEGGISEQAVRSMRLLKARMEAERIPRGGDVRTHFKLGRGGLSDVEWTVQMLQMQHAHEIPGLRHPGTMTPLRVLAEHGLLDAEEATALRESWCLATRLRNASVLWRGRPVDSLPSRMTDADGIARILGGPVGSGHDLAQQYLRVARRARQVVERRFYGTDPEDDLEHEPTRC encoded by the coding sequence GTGAGCCCGGCTGCCAGCGCGTCCCGCCGCACGTCGTTCGTCCGTGCGGGATTCGCCGACCCCGACCGCGCCATACAACTGCTGGACGAATTGCAGGCGCCGGACGAGTTCGTCGGGGCGCTGTCGAAGGCAGCCTCACCCGACGGTGCGCTGCTCGGACTCGTGCGTCTGCGCGAAGCCCTACCGGCCGACGAGCGAGAGGTTGCCGAGCAGCTGCTGACCGACGACGACACCGGGCGGTGCCGACTCGTGCAGCTGCTGGGCGCCTCGTCGGCGCTGACCGACCATCTGGTGCGACATCCCGAGCAGTGGCGCGACGTCGTGGCCTCCCGGGTCGCCACCCGGGAGGAGTTGTATGCCGCGCTGCGCGGTGCCGTCGGCGAACTCACCGGCACCGAGGCGTATGACGCGCTGCGCGTGGCCTACCGACGGCAGCTGATCCAGATCGCCGCCGTCGACGTCACCAGCGACGCCATCGAGCAACTGCCGGTCATCGCCGAGGCGCTGGCAGATCTGGCCGGCGCAGCGGTCGCGGCGGCGCTGGAGGTGGCGCGGCATACGGTCGCCGACTCCGACGCCTGCCGACTCACGGTCATCGGCATGGGCAAGTGCGGCGGTCGCGAACTCAACTACATCAGCGACGTCGACGTGATCTTCGTGGCCGAGCCGGCCGACGGCGAGGTGGAGGAGAACGCGCTCACGGTCGGCACTGCGCTCGCGACCGAGGTGATGCGCGCCTGCTCGGTGTCGACGGGCGAGGGCAACCTGTGGCAGGTCGACCCGGCGCTGCGGCCGGAGGGCAAGCAGGGCCCGCTGGTGCGGACCGTCGACTCGCACCGCATGTATTACGAGCGCTGGGCCAAGACGTGGGAGTTCCAGGCGCTGCTCAAGGCCCGCCCGATCGCGGGGGATGAGCAGATCGGGCAGGACTATCTCGACGCCGTGATGCCACAGGTATGGCGCGCGGCCCACCGCGAGAACTTCGTCGAGGACGTGCAGGCCATGCGCCGGCGGGTCGAACAGCATGTGCCGGCGGCGGAGGCGGACCGTCAGCTGAAGCTGGGGCCGGGCGGGCTGCGCGACATCGAGTTCAGCATGCAACTGCTGCAACTGGTGCATGGGCGCACCGACGACCGCCTGCGGCACCGCTCGACGCTCGCGGCCATCGAGGCGTTGTCGCGTGGCGGCTACATCGGGCGCGTCGACGCGCACGAGTTGGACGAGGCCTACCGGCGGTTGCGTGTGCTCGAACACCGCATCCAGTTGTCGCGGATGCGCCGCACCCACCTGATGCCGACGAGCGAGGCCGACCTGCGGGCGTTGGGCCGTTCGATGGGCTTGCGGGTCAACCCCGCCGAGGCCGTGGTGACGATGTGGCGCGACCAGGCCAGGGACGTCCGGCGGCTGCACGAGCGCATCTTCTATCGCCCGCTGCTGTCGGCCGTTGCCCGCTTGTCGACCGACGACGCGAAGCTGTCGACCGCCAGCGCCCAGGACAGATTCGCGGCGCTGGGTTTCCGGGATGCTCCAGGAGCGATGCGGCACATCGAGGCGCTCACCACGGGAGTCAGCCGGCGCGCCGCGATCCAGCGGACGCTGCTGCCGGTGATGCTGCAGTGGTTCGCCGAAGAGGTCGATCCCGACCTGGGGCTGCTGTCCTTCCGCCGGCTCAGCGACGAACTGGGCTCGACGCCGTGGTTCCTGAAGATGCTGCGCGACGAGGGACGTGCCGCCGAGATCCTCGCCAAGGTGCTGGCCAGCGGTCGGTATGTCGGGCAGATGCTCGAGCGCGCCCCGTCGGCAGTCGCGGTCTTCGGCAGCAAGGACGCGCGCGTGCCGCTCACCCGAGCCCAGCTGTTGACCACGATGAGCGCGGCCATCACCAGACAGGGCGATGATGAAGCGGCACTGCTCGCCATACGCTCCGCGCGTCGCTCCGAGCTCATCCGCATCGCGGTCGCGGACCTGACGCAGACGCTGGAGCTTGACGATCTCGAGCTCGCGCTGACCGACCTGACCTGCGCCACGCTGCAGGGCGCCCTGGATGTCGCGATCCGGCATGTCGAGAATGACGTCGGCACGCAGCTGTCGACGCGGATCGCCATCATCGGCATGGGCCGTCTCGGCGGGCGCGAGCTGGGGTATTCCAGCGATGCCGACGTGATGTTCGTGCATGATCCGCTGCCCGGCGCGGACGCGCAGCAGGCGCAGTCGCACGCCGAACAGGTGGTGGCCTTCCTGCGGTCCGGGCTGATGGCGAGCGGTCCCGATCCCGCCCTCGGTGTCGACGCCGATCTGCGACCGGAGGGCAAGGCAGGACCGCTCGTGCGGACGCTCGCGTCCTACGCGGGCTATTACGAGCGCTGGTCGGAGGGCTGGGAGGCGCAGGCGTTGCTTCGCGCCACCCCGGTGGCCGGCGACGAGGCGCTCGGCACAGCGTTCACCGACCTGATCGACCCGCTGCGGTGGCCGGAGGGCGGCATCTCCGAGCAGGCGGTGCGGTCGATGCGCCTGCTCAAGGCCCGTATGGAGGCCGAACGTATTCCGCGCGGCGGGGATGTGCGCACCCACTTCAAGCTGGGCCGGGGCGGCCTGTCCGATGTCGAGTGGACGGTGCAGATGCTGCAGATGCAACACGCTCACGAGATCCCCGGGCTACGCCACCCGGGCACGATGACGCCCTTGCGAGTGCTGGCCGAACATGGCTTGCTCGATGCAGAAGAGGCAACTGCGTTGCGCGAATCATGGTGTCTGGCAACACGATTGCGTAACGCGTCGGTGCTGTGGCGAGGACGGCCGGTGGACTCGTTGCCGAGCAGGATGACCGACGCCGACGGCATCGCGCGGATCCTCGGGGGCCCGGTCGGGTCCGGTCACGACTTGGCCCAGCAGTATCTGCGGGTGGCCCGCCGGGCCCGGCAGGTCGTCGAGCGCAGGTTCTACGGAACCGACCCCGAGGACGACCTCGAGCACGAGCCCACCCGCTGCTGA
- the hisD gene encoding histidinol dehydrogenase encodes MISRLDLRGAALSSLDARALRTTLPRAEFDVEAALATVRPICEQVHHGGVEALLELGEKFDRVRPTSLRVPAAVIAAALDQLDPAVRAALEESIRRARTVHEDQRRIDTTTQVVPGGTVTERWVPVDRVGLYVPGGVAVYPSSVVMNVVPAQVAGVGSLAVTSPPQATNTGVFAGYPHPTILAACALLGVDEVFAAGGAQAIAMFAYGAADADGTVVCEPVTLVTGPGNIYVAAAKRLLKGLIGIDAEAGPTEIAILADDSADAELVAADLISQAEHDDLAASVLVTDSTDLADRVVAALERRSALTKHTVRVNTALGGRQSGIVLVDGLDEGIRVVDAYGAEHLEIQTRDASAVAARIRNAGAIFVGDYAPVSLGDYAAGSNHVLPTGGCACHSSGLSVQSFLRGIHVVDYSRDALADVADVVVTLANAEDLPAHGEAVTARFPTAQ; translated from the coding sequence GTGATTTCTCGCCTCGATCTGCGTGGTGCCGCACTGTCCAGCCTGGACGCGCGCGCCCTGCGCACCACCCTGCCCCGTGCCGAGTTCGACGTCGAAGCCGCCTTGGCGACCGTGCGGCCGATCTGCGAGCAGGTTCATCATGGCGGCGTCGAAGCCTTGCTGGAGCTGGGGGAGAAGTTCGACCGGGTGCGGCCGACCAGTCTGCGGGTGCCGGCGGCGGTCATTGCAGCTGCACTGGACCAGCTCGATCCGGCTGTGCGCGCGGCGCTGGAGGAATCCATCCGCCGCGCCCGCACGGTGCACGAGGACCAGCGCCGGATCGACACCACCACTCAGGTCGTGCCGGGGGGCACCGTCACCGAGCGATGGGTGCCGGTGGACCGCGTCGGCCTCTACGTGCCCGGTGGTGTCGCGGTCTACCCCAGCAGCGTCGTGATGAACGTCGTCCCGGCGCAGGTGGCCGGTGTCGGGTCGCTCGCGGTGACCAGTCCGCCGCAGGCCACCAACACCGGCGTGTTCGCCGGCTACCCGCACCCGACGATCCTCGCGGCGTGCGCGCTGCTCGGCGTCGACGAGGTCTTCGCAGCCGGAGGCGCGCAGGCGATCGCGATGTTCGCGTATGGCGCAGCCGACGCCGACGGCACCGTCGTCTGCGAGCCGGTGACGCTGGTCACCGGCCCTGGCAACATCTACGTGGCTGCCGCCAAGCGCCTGCTCAAGGGGCTCATCGGCATCGACGCGGAAGCCGGCCCGACCGAGATCGCGATCCTCGCCGACGACAGCGCCGACGCCGAACTTGTTGCGGCAGACCTCATCTCGCAGGCCGAACACGACGATCTTGCAGCGTCGGTGCTGGTCACCGACAGCACCGACCTGGCCGATCGCGTGGTCGCGGCGTTGGAGCGCCGCTCGGCGCTGACGAAGCACACCGTGCGGGTCAATACAGCCCTCGGTGGCCGCCAGTCGGGGATCGTGCTGGTCGACGGGCTCGACGAGGGCATCCGCGTGGTCGACGCCTACGGCGCCGAGCACCTTGAGATTCAGACCCGCGATGCGTCTGCCGTCGCGGCCCGGATCCGCAATGCCGGTGCGATCTTCGTCGGCGACTATGCGCCGGTGAGCTTGGGCGATTATGCGGCCGGCTCCAATCACGTGCTGCCCACCGGTGGCTGCGCCTGCCACAGCAGCGGGCTTTCGGTGCAGTCCTTTCTGCGTGGCATCCACGTCGTCGACTACTCCCGTGACGCGCTCGCCGATGTGGCGGATGTCGTCGTGACCCTCGCCAACGCGGAGGATCTGCCGGCTCACGGCGAGGCGGTCACCGCACGATTCCCGACGGCGCAGTGA
- a CDS encoding histidinol-phosphate transaminase: MSELAGLIRPDLQGRTPYGAPQLAVPVALNTNESSYDVPPEVVDAISAAVTAEAAHLNRYPDREFVRLRERLAAYVHRTTGCPVSAEQVWAGNGSNEVLQHVVQAFGGPGRVALGFTPSYSMHPIISEGIGTTWVDGLRGRDPGRFDVDADLAVEQVQRHDPDVVFLCSPNNPTGTSLDLSVVERVYEAAPHSVVVVDEAYAEFARPGTPSAVSLLPGRPRLVVTRTMSKAFAFAGVRLGYLAADTEFTDLMRLVRLPYHLSSVTQAIACAALDHADLMLATVEAVKQTRDELVSGCMALGLVPVPSDANFVLVGGFADERASWQALLDRGVLVRDVGIRHHLRITAGTPAENAAVLDALRVVTEGESA; the protein is encoded by the coding sequence GTGAGCGAGCTCGCCGGCCTGATCCGCCCTGATCTGCAGGGACGGACGCCATACGGCGCGCCGCAGTTGGCCGTGCCGGTCGCACTCAACACCAACGAGTCGTCCTATGACGTGCCACCGGAGGTCGTCGACGCGATCAGCGCAGCGGTAACGGCCGAGGCCGCGCACCTGAATCGCTATCCGGATCGCGAATTCGTCCGGTTACGAGAGCGACTCGCGGCATACGTGCACCGCACGACGGGATGCCCGGTCAGCGCCGAGCAGGTGTGGGCGGGCAATGGTTCGAACGAGGTGCTGCAGCACGTCGTGCAGGCATTCGGTGGCCCGGGCCGCGTGGCACTCGGTTTCACACCGTCGTATTCGATGCACCCGATCATCAGCGAGGGCATCGGCACGACCTGGGTGGATGGTCTGCGCGGCCGTGACCCGGGCCGCTTCGATGTCGATGCCGACCTGGCGGTCGAGCAGGTGCAGCGGCACGATCCGGACGTCGTCTTCCTGTGCTCACCCAACAATCCGACCGGCACTTCCTTGGACCTGTCGGTGGTTGAGCGGGTCTACGAGGCAGCGCCACACAGTGTCGTGGTGGTGGACGAGGCGTATGCCGAGTTCGCCCGGCCCGGCACGCCGAGCGCGGTCTCGCTGCTGCCGGGTCGCCCTCGCCTGGTCGTCACCCGCACGATGTCGAAGGCGTTCGCATTCGCCGGTGTACGTCTCGGATACCTCGCTGCCGACACCGAGTTCACCGATCTCATGCGGCTGGTGCGACTGCCCTACCACCTCTCGAGTGTCACCCAGGCGATCGCCTGCGCGGCCCTCGACCACGCAGACCTCATGCTCGCCACGGTCGAAGCCGTCAAGCAGACCCGCGACGAGTTGGTGTCGGGCTGTATGGCGCTCGGCCTGGTCCCGGTGCCCAGCGATGCGAACTTCGTGCTGGTGGGCGGATTCGCTGACGAACGCGCGTCGTGGCAGGCTCTCCTCGACCGGGGCGTGCTGGTGCGCGATGTCGGGATCCGGCACCACCTGCGGATCACTGCCGGCACACCCGCGGAGAACGCCGCCGTCCTGGACGCGCTGCGTGTCGTCACCGAAGGAGAATCAGCATGA